A section of the Papio anubis isolate 15944 chromosome 16, Panubis1.0, whole genome shotgun sequence genome encodes:
- the DEFB129 gene encoding beta-defensin 129, with product MKLLFPIFASLMLQYQVNTELIGLRSCLMGFGRCRDHCNVDEKEIQKCKMKKCCVGPKVVKLIENYLQYGTPNVLNEDVQEMLKPAKNSSAVIQRKHILSVLPQIKSTSFFANTNLVIIPNATPVNSATVSTMTSGQITYTATSTKSNTKESGDSATASPPPAPPPPNILPTPSLELEEAEEQ from the exons ATGAAGCTCCTTTTTCCTATCTTTGCCAGCCTCATGCTACAGTACCAGGTGAACACAG AATTGATTGGCTTGAGAAGCTGTTTAATGGGTTTTGGGAGATGCAGGGATCATTGCAATGTGGATGAAAAAGAGATACAGAAATGCAAGATGAAAAAATGTTGTGTTGGACCAAAAGTGGTTAAATTGATTGAAAACTACCTGCAATATGGAACACCCAATGTGCTTAATGAAGACGTCCAAGAGATGCTAAAACCTGCCAAGAATTCTAGTGCTGTGatacaaagaaaacatattttgtctGTTCTCCCCCAAATCAAAAGCACTAGCTTTTTTGCTAATACCAACCTTGTCATCATTCCAAATGCCACCCCTGTGAACTCTGCCACCGTCAGCACCATGACCTCAGGACAGATCACATACACTGCTACTTCTACCAAGAGTAACACCAAAGAAAGTGGAGATTCTGCCACTGCCtccccaccaccagcaccacctcCACCGAACATATTGCCAACACCATCACTGGAGCTGGAGGAAGCAGAAGAGCAGTAA